tacATCATCATATGTAGGTCAGTTATTCTTACCATTGGCTCATTATCTTGTGATTATGACTACTACCTACCAGTTTTTTGTGGTGAACGTCTACAAGTACTCATGCTTATAGTCTGCAGAAACTATCCGAATTAACGCGTGTGTTATTCCGTATTGCCTGAATACATATCGCTACTAAGAGCATCTAGGAATTTCCTATTTGGCGCTCGCATCACTACTAAGGGCAGCCATTGGATTGCAATAGGAGGCATATTTTGACAGCTATAGTACCGGCAAAAAGTCAACTGCAGAGGAACTGAAACCCTTAAAATCAAGTACTGGAACTAAAAAATAATATCAAAAGTCAGAACAAGATGATGAAGCTGCAAAGGCTATACAAGTGAGAACTGTGTGTGTTACAGACAGAGACAGAGAGGGATTGTACCTGAAAAAAATGCAAAAAGGAATTGAATATATACTATAATTTATGGAACTTGCTTATTCTCCAACCAGCCAAAAAAAAAGCCTCCAAAGTCAAATATTACATTATGGTGCACTTATTTACACAATAGCACCACTGAAATCTGATACATCTAGCCCCCTTTCTTGCAGTAACACTCTCCAGCATGTTCAAATATACATCATTTTCTGCAGAAGTCAATGCACAATTATCCTTCAACGATCTTCACAGGACTCCTGTGGAACAGATTGTTTTTCATTAGTAATGGCAAGAAAAAAATAATATCATGTGCATATTATCTAATAACTGCACATACCCGAATGGACTCTGTTTGATTGATAGTAGTTCGACATCCAGCTGTTAAAAACAGATAAACATTGAGTAAATAGCAAAAAATCACCACAATTGGCGTTAGGATTTCAAAAAATTACCACTTTTTTTCTTCGCTAAAACCTACTGGTATTGGAGCAAAATTTAGCAAAAAAcatgtatgcttgttttttttAAGTTGACACGATTATAACAGGGATGGCCCGCGTATAAGCACTAATGTGGCATAAAAGTCAACACCGTTTGTTTGACCGTTACATTGGACGTGTTATGACCAGGGGTGACACGAGGCCTCCCGTCGGAGCTGACCCGTGCCATCAGCCCTACATCCCCGCCGTCAGCCTAGATCCCATCCATCACCAACCCCACATCCCAACAAAGTTACACTGGCAACAAGCTGAAGAAGAATGGAATAACTATTGATGTAAATGGCGGTAAAACTGTGTCTATCATAGCTTGCCACAGAACTAGTCAAGACTTGTTAAACATTTAACGGTTTAAAAGTTATTAAAAAATATGAAATAAATAGGAGAGGCTCACTCTAATTTAATAAAATAATCCAACGGTGTGATTGTGAAAATATGCATTGATGTGTCCTCGGCGAAAAAAACAAGCATTTCAACTCACTGCAGGATCAATATATACTGAAACATTTGTTATTTTTGTCCAGCACACATCCAGACATATTTTTTCAATCCCACCGTTGGATCATGTTATATTATAGGTGTGTTGGTTCggtatttttttcaaaatttttgAGAACTTTTGAGAACTAGTTCTGTGGTAAGCTATTGTAGAAAATCCTACTCCATGAAGATAAATGACTGTTTACCTCAATAGTTGCATTAGGAGGAATTTCTTGAACGCCCTTTTTTCCATAAGCTAGCTCAGGAGGAACAATAACCAACCTCTGAAAttttcattattgtcatattgcagAATGAAAGTGATCTCCACATAAGAAATCATGTCAGGAGCCGAATTTGTATGTGTGTTCATGCCTCAAAATACTCACATGTATAAAGTGGTCACTGAAAATAAATAATTCATCGGAACCGAGAAATAATTGTTATGTAATCTTTATACTTATATGAAGCTAAAATGAATATATGCTTTTTGGCATGATGCAGGCAACTTAGCATATTTCATAATCATCAATAAATGAAAAAACCTCTAAAAGTCATCAATACTATCATTTGTAAGGGTTGACCGATGGAAGCTTAATTATCTGTGGCAGAGCATCATGTTCTGTAACTGGTATCAACATACCTTAGCTCTCTACAAAGTCACAGGATTGTTTATTTGAAAATAAAAGGTTGCAGAGCAAAACCAAAACGAAACCATAGAAATTACTCACCTGGCCTCCAACTTTCATTCCCTCAACCCCGAGATCCAATCCTTTTAGAACATTGCCTCTTTCAGAATTGCCAACATCAAACCCATACGGCTACAGATGATTTAAGACAAGTAAACGAAAGTTAAACCAGGAAAACTATATTTGAAGTACAGTCACTTTTCAAATACTGCATCGCACAACTATCATACTTGAATGAAATATGGCTACAGATAATTTACTGAAGAGTATTGCTAATTTATCCTACACAGAAAGAAGCCAAAAATGTAAGGCAATACCGTTCCACCAGTGACACCGAGGCCCTGCCTACTTGTCATGAATGTTATGCCCTTCCACTTGGCCACGTAATGTACCTACACTCAGATAGGCATTGATCATCATACTTGAAAAAAATGAAGCTGAAAACAAATTGCAACTTTTCTGAACATTCATCTAGCTAGTGTATGAATAAGTGAACACATATGGGTTGGAACACTAGTAGGTAATGTAAGGTTTCTTTAGGCCAATGTTGCAATTTTCAGGAGGGGGAATTCACTCTTGTCCAAAATCATCAATAATAATAACAATTCTGGAACTTCATATTAGAATAAAATGCCGAAAAGGACCAAAACAACTCAGGCCTTTTTTGGAACAAGGGGGTTAtgtaggaatttcataggaatgAAATCCTATAGGAGTTTTTCCTATGTCACCCTTCCGATTGAAAGGGTTTGCTTGAAGAATTCCCATAGGAACCCTTCCTTTCCTCCACTTGTTGGAGGATCCTAAACATTTGCTCAAACCTCATGTTTTCAATTCCTTTGATAAGTCCAGTAAAACATGTCTCTTTATCTCTCCTCTTTTCTCTCTTTTCAAGAGATGGTTTCCTGCAAAGCGTCCAAACAACTATGTTGTACTAGTACATTGGCACGTGCAAAGCATGGCCAAAGTTTATTGCACATTGGGTATGGTTTTAGCAGACCCAGAACAGTCTTGCTGACGCGATTGGGTGCACTGCCAGTGTGTGTACCGTGAGAGGAGCGGCGCCAGACCAGCTACACACACTGATGGACGTAGCAGCAAATCAGATGAACTTTTCCTGCAACAAGTGCAGCGCCTTTGTTCTACTGTAGCATGCACGGTAGCTGCGAATCCCAACAATTTGAACCATCCAATGGCCTCTATCAATGGTCCATATTGTTTCTTGGTTTTGTGATTTGAATGTTTAAAACAGATACACTATATAGTAGTAGTATATATGTTGTATGATTCATGTGTTTTAGATTCCTATAAGATTCTAcaagacatgacatctaattcctgcacttttcctattcctatgattTTCCTAGCCTACATTCCAAACAGGGCCTCAAGCAAAAACataacaaaacaaaacaaaaggaTAGCTGTGTTATGTACATGCTTGAAAAGGAATGTTGTTACAGTTATAAGATGTCACCTTTTTATGCAATGATTTATAGTAATATAAAACCAGAGAGTCAAATTAATTAAACTACATGGTTTCAAGGAGGTAACAAAAAGTTTGCACAATTCAGATTTCCCATTTCATGATACCTCGGCATCATCAGTTCTTCTCATAAGTAGAGATTCATTTATGCAAATGCAAATGCAAATGATTTAGAAATGCTAGATAAAATGCAAATACTGGTGGTGGTACATACTGCGACACGTGATCCCTTAACTGCTTTGGCCCCACCTCCTACTTTGATGTCATAGTACCTGCTCAACACTTTGTAATTAAGTTACGTCACATTCAGGTGATGACAATTTAATTAGCAAAGCATGCTTCGGCTTATAAGTCCAACAAAAAGAAAACATACACAGCAAATCTTCAACAACTATTTTCACATACTGTGAACAGATTCAATCTTATTTTGTAAGATCGGTTAGCTTAGAATGCACGTATCACTAAGCTTACACGCCTTATCTAGGACAATATGAGGTTAGGAGCTACACGTCCACCAAAACACCATGTAACTGGCTTGATGCACTAACCATTCTACAGTCTGTAGAGCTTATTAATTGCTGGTCCAATTTACACTAA
The nucleotide sequence above comes from Triticum urartu cultivar G1812 unplaced genomic scaffold, Tu2.1 TuUngrouped_contig_5700, whole genome shotgun sequence. Encoded proteins:
- the LOC125529574 gene encoding peptidyl-prolyl cis-trans isomerase FKBP16-4, chloroplastic-like (The sequence of the model RefSeq protein was modified relative to this genomic sequence to represent the inferred CDS: added 123 bases not found in genome assembly), producing MELSSLLPALSPRRALPLSFPTASKTARRPRPAAFACRADASPEGPSTTRRWFASLAAATAAVGIGVAGGGEAGAVSTSRRVFRSNKIPESDFITLPNGIKYYDIKVGGGAKAVKGSRVAVHYVAKWKGITFMTSRQGLGVTGGTPYGFDVGNSERGNVLKGLDLGVEGMKVGGQRLVIVPPELAYGKKGVQEIPPNATIELDVELLSIKQSPFGSPVKIVEG